Proteins encoded within one genomic window of Spirulina major PCC 6313:
- a CDS encoding ISKra4 family transposase, translated as MKTCIGQLKVKSRRARTLGLKPRTQVSPVMGKCCLAASAKSSYQEAEQDIELMMGMKVGHSVLQRMVLRSEIPEAQSQQPVKALSVDGGNMRLRTAETGPCVWRNYKAVSLHDTVCAAYFQDNQALVDWVQWQPLRSVVLCIGDGHDGIWNVIKLLAPEYQRREILDWYHLMENLYKIDPKQCCLERLKALLWSGFVDEVLAILKPLPHHPAQCFRAYLRKHRRRLVNYCLYQSLGLDIGSGSVESTVKRIAARVKLTGAQWLSSSAPHILRLRCAYLNGAFVLSNNT; from the coding sequence GTGAAAACCTGCATCGGTCAACTCAAAGTGAAAAGCCGGAGGGCGAGGACGCTGGGATTGAAGCCAAGAACCCAAGTGAGTCCAGTCATGGGGAAATGCTGCCTAGCCGCCAGTGCCAAATCATCCTACCAGGAAGCAGAACAGGATATTGAGTTAATGATGGGGATGAAAGTAGGGCACAGTGTACTCCAGAGGATGGTGTTGCGCAGCGAGATTCCCGAAGCTCAAAGCCAACAGCCCGTTAAAGCCTTAAGCGTTGATGGGGGCAATATGCGTTTGAGAACGGCAGAAACTGGCCCTTGTGTTTGGCGCAATTACAAAGCGGTGAGTCTTCACGATACGGTCTGTGCAGCTTACTTCCAGGACAATCAGGCTCTAGTTGACTGGGTGCAATGGCAACCTCTCCGTTCCGTTGTCCTCTGCATCGGTGATGGTCATGATGGCATTTGGAACGTGATCAAACTCCTGGCTCCTGAGTATCAACGGCGTGAAATCCTCGACTGGTATCATCTGATGGAAAATCTCTACAAGATAGACCCCAAGCAATGCTGCTTAGAGCGACTGAAAGCTTTGCTCTGGTCTGGTTTTGTCGATGAGGTCTTAGCCATACTCAAACCCCTCCCACATCACCCTGCTCAGTGTTTTCGGGCTTATCTGCGCAAGCATCGTCGCCGTCTTGTCAATTATTGCTTATACCAGTCTTTGGGACTTGACATTGGTTCTGGGTCTGTTGAGTCTACCGTGAAGCGCATTGCTGCCCGTGTCAAACTGACTGGTGCTCAGTGGCTTTCTTCTTCTGCTCCTCACATTCTTCGCCTTCGTTGTGCCTATCTTAATGGTGCTTTTGTCCTAAGCAATAATACTTAG
- a CDS encoding IS5 family transposase → MGCSLLREAGYEAKGGQIIDATLIPVPIQRNSREENQKIKQGELPEAWREQPHKLSQKDRDARWTKKNGQNHFGYKNHINIDAKHGFIRRYSITEASVHDSQALGAVLDPDNGGDEVWADSAYRDEQVEVGLEALGHSSQIHERAYRNRPLTEEQKASNRKKSKTRAKVEHVFGSWVMTMGGKLVRAVGLARVQAQLGFKNLVYNLKRYVFWQQKSRSQSRVQCV, encoded by the coding sequence GTGGGATGCTCCCTCCTGCGAGAGGCAGGGTATGAAGCGAAAGGGGGTCAAATCATTGATGCTACGCTGATTCCAGTGCCAATCCAGCGCAACAGTCGAGAAGAGAACCAGAAGATTAAACAAGGAGAGCTCCCGGAAGCCTGGCGAGAGCAGCCCCACAAACTGTCCCAGAAGGACAGGGATGCCCGCTGGACGAAAAAGAACGGCCAGAACCACTTCGGCTACAAAAACCACATCAATATCGATGCCAAGCATGGCTTCATCCGCCGCTATAGCATTACCGAAGCCTCGGTGCATGACTCCCAAGCCTTAGGTGCGGTGCTAGACCCGGACAATGGTGGCGACGAGGTTTGGGCGGATAGTGCTTACCGCGATGAGCAAGTGGAAGTCGGCTTGGAAGCCCTTGGTCATAGCAGTCAAATTCACGAACGAGCCTATCGCAACCGACCGTTGACAGAAGAGCAGAAAGCCTCCAACCGGAAAAAGTCCAAGACCCGCGCCAAAGTCGAGCATGTCTTTGGGTCTTGGGTGATGACGATGGGGGGCAAGTTAGTCCGGGCGGTCGGTCTAGCGCGAGTGCAAGCCCAACTGGGCTTCAAAAATTTGGTGTACAACCTCAAGCGCTATGTGTTCTGGCAACAGAAGTCTCGATCTCAGTCCCGGGTTCAGTGTGTCTAA
- a CDS encoding transposase, with amino-acid sequence MGKGFGRIEKRRQQLEARKDKLQDLNEMIPWRDLGQVLDQLPRPERKSKAGRKAIDVVVLFKLLILKHLYNLSNEEVEYQAHDRASFRRFLGLSGEAEIPDATTLDRFEQRLREANLIEELFEQFASFLRGSIPAWN; translated from the coding sequence ATGGGTAAAGGCTTCGGCAGAATTGAGAAGCGGCGGCAGCAGCTAGAAGCACGCAAAGACAAGCTGCAAGACCTCAATGAGATGATACCGTGGCGGGACTTGGGGCAAGTGCTCGACCAACTGCCGCGCCCAGAACGAAAAAGCAAAGCGGGTCGCAAAGCCATCGACGTGGTGGTTCTGTTCAAACTCTTGATCTTGAAGCATCTCTACAACCTGAGCAACGAGGAAGTCGAGTACCAAGCGCACGACCGAGCCTCATTCCGCCGATTTCTGGGGTTGTCGGGAGAAGCAGAGATTCCGGATGCGACGACCCTAGACCGGTTTGAGCAACGGCTGAGAGAAGCCAACCTCATCGAGGAACTCTTTGAGCAGTTTGCCAGCTTCCTGCGAGGGAGCATCCCAGCTTGGAACTAA
- a CDS encoding filamentous hemagglutinin N-terminal domain-containing protein has product MAAPDRTGTEIQQDDHLYRIQGGTSAGSNLFHSFEQFGLKAGEVGQFLSQPGVTNILGRVVGGNPSIIQGVLQVMNPQANLYLMNPAGIVFGAGASLDIGGDFFATTADRIGIGGGWFEATGQNDYAELVGSPRQFAFVNAEPGGILNAGTLAVGGDLGLVGGTVVNTGQLSAPQGRVVLAAVPGTSLVNLSQPGMLLSLEVEQGAIASGITPLDLPRLLTWDGVTAEGVQRGDVAIAGPIYGQTVDLLAAGRVSPSDPGLIRTGDGSLSAPTVTRFATDPDASLSYLLIDSAIADYHPLLYNTAPGTIATVITPDQAGVTVVGDRLSTLAAAGQTVDSVQIFADGQVGNFWLGRDFVSAANVADYQQPLQTWAAGLAPDGDILLYSCFTALGVVGDRVRAIAPLATSSSKRVPSIPLVTQGANTFSVRVKPPIVNIANCEALTRLALGRSQFGIS; this is encoded by the coding sequence ATCGCGGCTCCCGACCGGACGGGAACAGAGATCCAGCAGGATGATCACCTCTACCGCATCCAAGGGGGGACATCAGCGGGGTCTAATCTTTTCCATTCTTTTGAACAGTTTGGATTAAAAGCCGGAGAAGTGGGGCAATTTCTCAGTCAGCCCGGCGTGACGAATATTTTGGGGCGAGTGGTGGGGGGAAATCCATCGATCATCCAAGGGGTGCTCCAAGTGATGAATCCCCAAGCGAATCTATACCTGATGAATCCGGCGGGGATTGTCTTTGGGGCGGGGGCAAGCCTGGATATTGGTGGGGATTTTTTCGCGACGACGGCGGATCGGATTGGGATTGGAGGGGGATGGTTTGAGGCGACGGGGCAGAACGATTACGCCGAGTTGGTGGGGAGTCCGCGCCAATTTGCCTTTGTGAACGCGGAGCCGGGGGGGATTCTCAACGCGGGGACTTTGGCGGTGGGTGGTGATTTGGGCTTGGTGGGGGGAACGGTGGTTAATACGGGGCAATTGTCCGCGCCCCAGGGTCGGGTGGTGTTGGCGGCTGTGCCGGGGACGAGTTTGGTGAATCTGTCGCAGCCGGGAATGTTGCTGAGTTTGGAGGTGGAGCAAGGGGCGATCGCATCGGGAATCACGCCGCTCGATCTGCCGCGTCTGCTGACCTGGGACGGTGTGACGGCTGAGGGAGTGCAGCGGGGCGATGTGGCGATCGCTGGCCCCATTTACGGCCAAACGGTGGATCTTCTCGCAGCGGGGCGAGTGTCCCCCAGCGATCCGGGTTTGATTCGCACCGGAGATGGCTCACTGTCGGCCCCCACCGTGACACGCTTCGCGACCGATCCGGATGCGTCCCTTTCTTACCTCTTGATTGACAGCGCGATCGCAGATTATCACCCCCTCCTCTACAACACCGCCCCCGGCACGATCGCCACGGTGATCACCCCAGACCAAGCCGGTGTGACCGTGGTGGGCGATCGCCTCTCGACCCTGGCGGCGGCAGGTCAAACCGTAGACTCCGTACAAATTTTCGCCGATGGCCAGGTCGGGAATTTTTGGCTCGGTCGTGATTTTGTCAGCGCGGCGAATGTGGCGGACTATCAACAACCCTTGCAAACCTGGGCCGCTGGCCTCGCCCCCGATGGGGATATTTTGCTCTATAGCTGCTTCACGGCCTTGGGAGTGGTAGGGGATAGGGTAAGGGCGATCGCACCCTTGGCCACTTCAAGCTCGAAGCGTGTGCCCTCAATACCTCTGGTTACCCAAGGGGCTAACACTTTCTCGGTGAGAGTTAAGCCCCCCATTGTGAATATTGCAAATTGCGAAGCCTTGACCCGTTTAGCCTTGGGGCGGTCACAATTTGGTATATCCTAG
- a CDS encoding IS630 family transposase (programmed frameshift), with translation MVKKYVVRLSDEERQNLQEIVTTGKRAAALINHARILLKADCQQSPGWRDQDIKEALDISLRTIERVRKRFVEEGLEAALSPRPHPRRPRKLDGTTEAHLVALCCSEPPAGQGRWTLRLLAQQMVELDYVDDISHESVRPTAKKNELQPWRQSCWVIPPSQSAEFVWHMEAVLTVYQTDYTPNMPVICIDEASKQLVKETRLPIPAQPGQPERVDYEYERNGTANLFMVCEPMIGWRRVTVTERRTAVDYAHLLKTLVDIDYAQAQKIIVIQDNLNTHSPASLYKAFEPAEAQRILSRLEFCHTPKHGSWLNMAEIELSVLSRQCLSRRIPDQETLKREVDAWQDERNHQETWIDWRFTTADARLKLQHLYPSIDC, from the exons ATGGTCAAAAAATACGTTGTGCGCTTAAGTGACGAAGAACGACAAAACCTCCAGGAAATTGTCACCACGGGGAAACGAGCTGCGGCTCTGATCAATCATGCCCGAATTCTCCTCAAAGCCGATTGCCAGCAATCCCCCGGTTGGCGAGATCAGGATATAAAAGAAGCCCTTGATATTAGCCTGAGAACTATTGAGCGAGTGCGGAAACGATTTGTCGAAGAGGGGCTAGAGGCAGCCTTAAGCCCTCGCCCCCATCCCCGTCGCCCCCGAAAGTTGGATGGCACAACGGAGGCACACTTAGTGGCGTTGTGCTGTAGTGAACCGCCCGCAGGTCAGGGGCGATGGACGTTACGTTTATTAGCACAGCAGATGGTGGAGTTGGACTATGTCGATGACATCAGCCATGAAAGCGTGCGGC CAACTGCTAAAAAAAACGAACTCCAACCCTGGCGACAAAGCTGTTGGGTAATTCCACCGAGCCAAAGCGCAGAGTTTGTCTGGCATATGGAGGCAGTCTTGACGGTCTATCAGACGGATTACACCCCAAACATGCCTGTGATTTGCATTGATGAAGCGAGCAAACAGTTAGTCAAAGAAACCCGCCTACCCATTCCGGCTCAACCGGGGCAGCCCGAACGGGTGGATTATGAATATGAGCGCAACGGGACAGCCAACCTGTTTATGGTCTGTGAACCGATGATTGGGTGGCGGCGCGTGACGGTCACAGAGCGTCGCACCGCAGTAGATTATGCCCACTTGCTCAAAACGTTAGTGGATATCGATTACGCCCAAGCCCAAAAAATCATTGTCATTCAGGATAATCTCAATACTCATTCCCCGGCCTCACTCTACAAAGCCTTTGAACCGGCAGAAGCACAACGCATCTTGAGTCGATTGGAATTCTGCCATACCCCCAAACATGGCAGTTGGCTGAATATGGCCGAGATTGAACTGAGTGTTTTGAGTCGTCAGTGCTTAAGTCGCCGGATTCCTGATCAGGAGACACTCAAGCGTGAAGTGGATGCCTGGCAAGACGAGCGCAATCATCAGGAAACATGGATTGATTGGCGATTTACAACGGCTGATGCCAGGCTAAAATTACAACATCTCTATCCGTCAATTGATTGTTGA
- a CDS encoding IS982 family transposase, translating into MIETIVALYCVIDDILTAIGHQEDSRRRISDTEVILTALVAARFFAGNHQQSRDYLDEHGLIPAMLSASRLNRRLHLVSELMYELQMQLGQIWMELNTQSQYRLDSFPVPVCDNIRIRRSRLFGDEEYRGYVASKKCYFYGLRIHLVSTIDGVPVEWVFLPGSANDVRGLRTLPLNLPSGSELYVDKGYTDYVAEDNLARADGIKLMPLRKKNSQRADSPCLAYIKQTLRHPIETTFSQLVARFPKRIHAVTAAGFLLKVSSFIWMHSLESTFL; encoded by the coding sequence ATGATTGAGACAATTGTGGCACTGTATTGCGTGATTGACGACATCCTCACCGCCATCGGTCACCAGGAAGACTCTCGCCGTCGTATCAGCGACACAGAAGTCATCCTCACAGCCCTGGTCGCCGCTCGCTTCTTTGCTGGGAATCACCAACAGAGCCGAGACTATCTTGATGAACACGGACTCATTCCTGCAATGCTGAGTGCCTCACGGCTCAATCGCCGTCTGCATCTGGTCTCGGAACTGATGTACGAGTTGCAAATGCAGTTGGGACAAATCTGGATGGAGCTGAACACTCAAAGTCAGTATCGGCTCGACTCCTTCCCCGTACCCGTCTGCGACAACATCCGCATCCGACGCTCGCGTCTGTTCGGTGACGAGGAGTACCGAGGATATGTTGCCTCCAAGAAGTGCTACTTCTACGGCCTACGCATCCATCTGGTCAGCACGATTGATGGTGTTCCGGTGGAGTGGGTCTTCCTGCCGGGGTCGGCCAATGACGTGCGGGGATTGCGAACACTGCCATTGAATTTGCCCTCAGGCAGCGAGCTGTATGTTGATAAGGGCTACACCGATTATGTCGCTGAGGATAATTTAGCTCGGGCTGATGGTATCAAGCTGATGCCGCTGCGCAAGAAGAACTCCCAGCGAGCTGACAGTCCTTGTCTGGCTTACATCAAACAGACTCTACGTCATCCCATCGAGACCACCTTCAGTCAGCTGGTCGCCCGCTTTCCAAAACGGATTCATGCCGTTACGGCTGCTGGCTTTCTGCTCAAGGTTTCTTCTTTCATCTGGATGCATTCCCTTGAATCCACCTTTCTCTGA
- a CDS encoding IS4 family transposase — MGNSFRQTVAGLFARKDMNSATMLSGHVASTQARVQASESEYLIAAQDTTYYNYSGQTQMSGLGRIQGKVRGLMQHNVLLMEQEGQPLGLIHQQYWTRGGAIDWPSPQKESQKWFKGLVAVNQQAQGSNRRWVVTCDREGDIFEFFKAEREPNVDLLVRVCQPRRVEVAAAGTVCPLPDVAEQLDDYGQYSVQIERLYEGKGRTVDVTLQLQAATVYIYPRQDLSPARHKTQPLTLVMATEVACVDGKTQVDCFDADNSLCWSLLTSLPVATAADVQRILRFYALRWRIERLHFTLKSGALNVERLQFDDVHTLVNALTFYSVVAWRLLGLTYALRQDPEQSAQTLFDADELRLLHQLSGQAVDSLRQATLALTKLVGFAPSRRQPLPGVKVLAIAIERFFFVKQGAQAVSKPLQD, encoded by the coding sequence ATGGGCAACAGCTTTAGGCAAACAGTGGCCGGTTTGTTTGCCCGCAAGGACATGAACAGTGCAACGATGTTGTCCGGTCACGTGGCATCCACCCAAGCCCGAGTCCAAGCCAGTGAGAGTGAGTATCTCATCGCGGCTCAGGACACAACGTACTACAACTACTCAGGTCAGACGCAGATGTCGGGATTGGGGAGAATCCAGGGTAAGGTGCGGGGACTGATGCAGCACAATGTGTTGCTCATGGAGCAGGAGGGGCAGCCCCTAGGACTAATCCATCAACAGTACTGGACGCGAGGGGGGGCGATAGATTGGCCGTCGCCGCAAAAAGAATCTCAAAAGTGGTTCAAGGGCTTGGTTGCGGTCAACCAACAAGCCCAAGGGTCAAACCGACGGTGGGTGGTCACCTGTGACCGAGAAGGGGATATTTTCGAGTTCTTCAAAGCTGAGCGTGAGCCCAATGTGGATTTGCTGGTGCGGGTGTGTCAACCCCGCCGCGTCGAAGTGGCTGCCGCCGGAACGGTCTGTCCATTGCCGGATGTCGCTGAGCAGCTCGACGACTACGGGCAGTATTCAGTGCAGATTGAGCGGCTGTATGAGGGCAAGGGACGAACGGTAGACGTGACCTTGCAGTTGCAGGCGGCAACCGTTTACATCTACCCGCGTCAAGATTTGAGCCCCGCTCGCCACAAGACGCAGCCCCTTACGCTGGTTATGGCTACCGAGGTCGCTTGTGTCGATGGGAAAACGCAGGTGGACTGCTTCGACGCTGACAACAGTCTGTGCTGGTCTTTGCTCACCAGTCTACCGGTGGCAACGGCAGCGGATGTCCAACGCATCCTCCGTTTCTATGCTCTGCGTTGGCGCATTGAACGGCTTCACTTCACTCTCAAGTCTGGGGCGTTAAATGTGGAGCGGCTCCAATTTGACGATGTGCATACCTTGGTCAATGCCTTAACTTTTTACTCGGTGGTCGCTTGGCGGCTTCTCGGGTTGACTTATGCCTTGCGTCAAGACCCTGAACAGTCGGCTCAGACGCTTTTTGATGCCGATGAACTCAGGTTGTTGCATCAGCTCTCGGGCCAAGCTGTTGACTCCCTGCGACAGGCTACGCTGGCGTTGACGAAGTTAGTGGGCTTTGCTCCTTCTCGAAGGCAACCACTGCCAGGGGTCAAAGTCCTGGCTATTGCGATTGAACGTTTTTTCTTTGTTAAGCAGGGGGCTCAGGCTGTCTCCAAACCCCTACAGGATTAG